Proteins encoded in a region of the Deltaproteobacteria bacterium genome:
- a CDS encoding ParA family protein — MKRIISVIQQKGGVGKTTLTVHLAHQLRLQNPEMRVAIADADPQQSASKWVKRGKLAGACDIDAYTVAADGEGKYLRKELQAIDADLVLVDLPPAIESVSLRAALYAHLMLVPVGASALDIEAAKAAIDVCEEALGLDGAKQFLIVPSKVRSSTAAGRELRSVLSQWGQVSETTLGLRVAYSDAATTGEGICTYAPSSPAHMEMQNLAIEVTQILGGNHGEQAALAG; from the coding sequence GTGAAACGGATCATATCAGTAATTCAGCAAAAGGGTGGGGTGGGTAAAACAACACTCACCGTGCATTTGGCACATCAACTCCGACTACAGAACCCAGAGATGCGTGTGGCCATTGCAGATGCAGATCCACAACAGTCTGCTAGTAAGTGGGTAAAGCGCGGAAAGCTTGCCGGTGCTTGTGACATCGACGCTTATACTGTTGCCGCCGATGGCGAGGGCAAGTACCTGCGTAAGGAACTTCAGGCCATTGATGCGGATTTAGTCTTAGTCGATCTGCCACCAGCTATCGAATCTGTTTCGTTGCGTGCAGCACTTTACGCTCATTTGATGTTGGTCCCAGTTGGCGCCAGCGCTCTCGATATTGAAGCAGCGAAGGCGGCCATTGATGTTTGTGAAGAAGCATTGGGCCTAGATGGGGCTAAGCAATTTCTTATTGTTCCATCAAAGGTTCGCTCAAGCACTGCAGCAGGACGCGAACTTCGCTCTGTCTTATCCCAGTGGGGACAAGTTTCAGAGACAACCCTGGGTTTACGCGTCGCCTATTCAGATGCGGCTACAACAGGGGAGGGCATTTGCACTTATGCCCCGAGCAGTCCTGCACACATGGAAATGCAAAATCTAGCAATCGAAGTAACACAGATATTGGGAGGCAATCATGGCGAACAAGCGGCGCTCGCTGGCTGA